The Anoplopoma fimbria isolate UVic2021 breed Golden Eagle Sablefish chromosome 20, Afim_UVic_2022, whole genome shotgun sequence genome includes a window with the following:
- the LOC129109114 gene encoding B-cell receptor CD22-like isoform X1, with amino-acid sequence MMMQVMLTMERLIAIILVIIPGLLSGDWKVTYEDHCALNGTSVVIKCEYDYPWANIVTSYSWSKSVYVAGEWKKFPLSQLASPPGHFRYVGDSWADCSLKVNDVQHTDEGEYFFSFVTTLNRWKSETPARLSVRELTSVVQPSTVTEGDVVNLTCVSSCHTPINIVWFRDGKRVPNPVFQAEREDAGRYYCAVLGQEMSRSASAALNVQYAPSKVALSMSPSAVKGSLVTLTCSSDANPPVTQSGYSLYKDGHFISSGQNHTISDLQPSHSGLYYCQAWNNISRGGIDLINSTEVHLEVQYRPENISISMDPPHVVEGSSVNLTCSSAANPPADNYTWYRSTGSSFSSLLQVGSGQVLSLPSVEASNTGLYLCQARNQLGENNSTEVMLAMMEKDQGCQSRQILAGIVVSVFVTLVLALLLFWLKQRNRAKEKAPTLYEDEVTYSTVTIKPRNLSPPHHIDNSWSKDGQNDDSVIYASLAKTS; translated from the exons ATGATGATGCAGGTGATGTTAACAATGGAGCGATTGATTGCGATTATTCTGGTGATAATACCAG gtCTCCTGAGTGGAGACTGGAAGGTGACCTACGAAGATCATTGTGCTTTGAATGGGACATCAGTAGTTATTAAGTGCGAGTATGACTATCCTTGGGCTAATATTGTTACTTCATACAGCTGGTCTAAATCCGTGTATGTAGCTGGAGAGTGGAAGAAGTTTCCCCTTTCACAACTCGCTTCACCTCCAGGACACTTTAGATATGTGGGCGACTCCTGGGCTGACTGTAGTCTGAAGGTCAATGATGTTCAACACACCGATGAAGGAGAAtactttttcagttttgtgaCAACACTCAACAGATGGAAAAGTGAAACACCCGCTCGTTTGTCCGTGAGAG AGTTGACCTCTGTTGTGCAGCCGAGCACTGTGACAGAGGGAGACGTTGTCAACCTGACTTGTGTGTCAAGTTGCCATACACCTATAAACATTGTCTGGTTCAGAGATGGAAAACGCGTACCAAATCCAGTCTTCCAGGCCGAGAGAGAGGATGCTGGGAGGTACTACTGTGCCGTCCTGGGACAAGAGATGAGCAGATCTGCCTCGGCGGCTCTGAATGTTCAAT ATGCTCCCAGTAAAGTCGCGTTGTCAATGAGTCCATCAGCTGTCAAAGGAAGTTTGGTGACTCTCACCTGCAGCAGTGATGCCAACCCACCTGTGACACAGAGTGGATACAGCCTGTATAAAGACGGACACTTTATCAGTTCAGGACAGAATCACACCATCTCTGACCTCCAGCCCAGCCACAGTGGACTGTACTACTGTCAGGCCTGGAATAATATCAGCCGGGGGGGCATCGACCTGATTAACTCTACTGAGGTTCACCTTGAAGTCCAGT ACCGTCcagaaaacatttctatttcaaTGGACCCGCCACATGTTGTTGAGGGCAGCAGTGTGAATCTGACCTGCAGCAGTGCTGCTAACCCCCCAGCAGACAACTACACCTGGTACAGGAGTACTGGTTCTAGTTTCAGCTCTCTGCTCCAGGTGGGATCAGGACAGGTGctgtctctcccctctgtgGAGGCGTCCAACACTGGACTCTACCTCTGCCAGGCCAGGAACCAACTGGGAGAAAACAACTCAACCGAGGTGATGCTTGCCATGATGGAAAAGGACCAGG GTTGCCAGTCCCGACAAATCTTAGCTGGAATAGTAGTCTCTGTTTTTGTGACACTTGTGTTAGCTCTTCTCTTGTTCTG GCTAAAACAGAGGAACCGGGCAAAGGAAAAA GCCCCAACATTGTATGAAGATGAGGTTACCTACTCAACAGTGACCATTAAACCCAGAAACCTCAGTCCACCACATCACATAGACAACTCCTG GTCCAAAGATGGACAGAATGACGACTCTGTGATATACGCTTCGCTGGCTAAAACCAGCTGA
- the hpn gene encoding serine protease hepsin, which yields MYAEKVVTEGKMGNRGISLTCVLTPCRVIGVCVTLMTLGAIGAAVWAVVTYCTMDEDTGLYDVQVNSADQRLRVFDSAERRWRQVCSSSANDLLASISCEEVGFISVVNNSVTSVPEASGDGGEFFCVRQQELSYGKKIKDSLFPCDCESREVLTLLCQDCGRRSFAADRIVGGVDARQGSWPWQVRLEYDGVHQCGGTIISNRWIVSAAHCFRERYRSVNRWRVMLGSIYSKPVNANVVEVNTIVYHSSYLPFVDASIDDNSRDIAVLALTQPLTFSEYIQPICLPVYGQRLVDGQMGTVTGWGNVDYYGIQADVLQEANIPIISDAVCNAPDYYDNQITTSMFCAGYEKGGTDACQGDSGGPFVAEDCLSKTRRYRLLGVVSWGIGCAMAKKPGVYTRISRFLPWISTAMRNYHNSPGLHKMART from the exons ATGTATGCTGAGAAAGTTGTGACAGAGGGGAAGATGG ggaaCAGGGGAATCTCTCTGACCTGTGTGTTGACCCCCTGCCGTGTGATTGGGGTGTGTGTGACATTGATGACCTTAGGAGCCATTGGAGCAGCTGTCTGGGCCGTAG TGACGTATTGCACAATGGATGAAGACACAGGGTTGTATGATG TCCAGGTAAATTCTGCTGACCAACGTCTCAGAGTCTTTGACTCCGCCGAAAGGAGGTGGCGTCAGGTGTGTTCCTCCTCAGCCAATGACCTGCTAGCTAGCATCAGCTGTGAAGAAGTGGGCTTCATTAG TGTGGTGAACAACTCCGTCACGTCAGTGCCAGAGGCCAGTGGAGATGGCGGGGAGTTCTTCTGTGTGAGACAGCAAGAGCTCAGCTATGGCAAGAAAATCAAAGACTCATTGTTCCCATG tGACTGTGAGAGCAGGGAGGTTCTCACACTGCTATGTCAAG ACTGTGGCAGGCGTAGTTTTGCAGCAGACCGTATAGTTGGCGGCGTGGATGCCAGGCAGGGCAGCTGGCCCTGGCAGGTCAGATTGGAGTACGATGGAGTTCATCAGTGTGGAGGAACCATCATCTCAAACCGCTGGATTGTCTCCGCAGCACACTGCTTCAGAGA gCGATATCGCTCTGTTAATCGCTGGCGTGTGATGCTCGGCTCCATCTATAGTAAACCAGTCAATGCCAACGTGGTGGAGGTAAACACCATTGTTTACCACAGCAGCTACCTGCCCTTTGTCGATGCTAGCATTGATGACAACAGCAGGGACATCGCTGTCCTCGCCCTCACCCAGCCCCTCACCTTCAGTG AATACATCCAGCCTATTTGCCTGCCAGTGTACGGTCAGAGACTGGTAGATGGACAGATGGGAACAGTAACAGGCTGGGGAAATGTAGATTACTATG GTATTCAAGCAGATGTTCTCCAGGAAGCGAACATCCCCATCATCAGTGACGCCGTCTGCAACGCTCCTGACTACTATGACAATCAGATCACCACCAGTATGTTCTGCGCTGGTTATGAGAAAGGAGGCACTGATGCCTGTCAG GGAGATAGCGGCGGTCCTTTTGTGGCAGAAGACTGCCTGTCTAAGACCAGGCGGTATCGTCTGCTGGGGGTGGTGAGCTGGGGAATAGGCTGTGCCATGGCCAAGAAACCTGGCGTCTACACCAGAATTTCAAGATTTCTGCCCTGGATATCTACAGCCATGAGG AACTATCACAACTCACCGGGGCTTCACAAAATGGCCCGGACATGA
- the LOC129109114 gene encoding B-cell receptor CD22-like isoform X2, with protein MMMQVMLTMERLIAIILVIIPGLLSGDWKVTYEDHCALNGTSVVIKCEYDYPWANIVTSYSWSKSVYVAGEWKKFPLSQLASPPGHFRYVGDSWADCSLKVNDVQHTDEGEYFFSFVTTLNRWKSETPARLSVRELTSVVQPSTVTEGDVVNLTCVSSCHTPINIVWFRDGKRVPNPVFQAEREDAGRYYCAVLGQEMSRSASAALNVQYAPSKVALSMSPSAVKGSLVTLTCSSDANPPVTQSGYSLYKDGHFISSGQNHTISDLQPSHSGLYYCQAWNNISRGGIDLINSTEVHLEVQYRPENISISMDPPHVVEGSSVNLTCSSAANPPADNYTWYRSTGSSFSSLLQVGSGQVLSLPSVEASNTGLYLCQARNQLGENNSTEVMLAMMEKDQGCQSRQILAGIVVSVFVTLVLALLLFWLKQRNRAKEKVQRWTE; from the exons ATGATGATGCAGGTGATGTTAACAATGGAGCGATTGATTGCGATTATTCTGGTGATAATACCAG gtCTCCTGAGTGGAGACTGGAAGGTGACCTACGAAGATCATTGTGCTTTGAATGGGACATCAGTAGTTATTAAGTGCGAGTATGACTATCCTTGGGCTAATATTGTTACTTCATACAGCTGGTCTAAATCCGTGTATGTAGCTGGAGAGTGGAAGAAGTTTCCCCTTTCACAACTCGCTTCACCTCCAGGACACTTTAGATATGTGGGCGACTCCTGGGCTGACTGTAGTCTGAAGGTCAATGATGTTCAACACACCGATGAAGGAGAAtactttttcagttttgtgaCAACACTCAACAGATGGAAAAGTGAAACACCCGCTCGTTTGTCCGTGAGAG AGTTGACCTCTGTTGTGCAGCCGAGCACTGTGACAGAGGGAGACGTTGTCAACCTGACTTGTGTGTCAAGTTGCCATACACCTATAAACATTGTCTGGTTCAGAGATGGAAAACGCGTACCAAATCCAGTCTTCCAGGCCGAGAGAGAGGATGCTGGGAGGTACTACTGTGCCGTCCTGGGACAAGAGATGAGCAGATCTGCCTCGGCGGCTCTGAATGTTCAAT ATGCTCCCAGTAAAGTCGCGTTGTCAATGAGTCCATCAGCTGTCAAAGGAAGTTTGGTGACTCTCACCTGCAGCAGTGATGCCAACCCACCTGTGACACAGAGTGGATACAGCCTGTATAAAGACGGACACTTTATCAGTTCAGGACAGAATCACACCATCTCTGACCTCCAGCCCAGCCACAGTGGACTGTACTACTGTCAGGCCTGGAATAATATCAGCCGGGGGGGCATCGACCTGATTAACTCTACTGAGGTTCACCTTGAAGTCCAGT ACCGTCcagaaaacatttctatttcaaTGGACCCGCCACATGTTGTTGAGGGCAGCAGTGTGAATCTGACCTGCAGCAGTGCTGCTAACCCCCCAGCAGACAACTACACCTGGTACAGGAGTACTGGTTCTAGTTTCAGCTCTCTGCTCCAGGTGGGATCAGGACAGGTGctgtctctcccctctgtgGAGGCGTCCAACACTGGACTCTACCTCTGCCAGGCCAGGAACCAACTGGGAGAAAACAACTCAACCGAGGTGATGCTTGCCATGATGGAAAAGGACCAGG GTTGCCAGTCCCGACAAATCTTAGCTGGAATAGTAGTCTCTGTTTTTGTGACACTTGTGTTAGCTCTTCTCTTGTTCTG GCTAAAACAGAGGAACCGGGCAAAGGAAAAA GTCCAAAGATGGACAGAATGA
- the LOC129109841 gene encoding B-cell receptor CD22-like yields MGGREAQCYCWLLVTLFLKGILAGDWSVNLPSGPICAVIGSSVVLPCSYDYPQHSNENKKERRLSTQGGGGGEEGQQYKVWSEMWCLEDSRCIASRYVYHSDGISPDPSFTNRVEYLGQPGTKNCSLRISDVRPSDSGAYVFYLITSHPTQKMPEQSGIQLLVADSFSAVAVSASPSSDITEGETLRLACCSLAASPQASFRWYKSTSTSPKHVGQLWSISEVTSDDSGSYSCQILTGDKVQNSTKLDIDVEYAPRNTVVSVSQKRVGLPATLTCSSDANPPVRTYSWYQGAACHPTADKSSHQARQTSAKPTGRGPTLSSANITSEQYGQHCCEARNRHGSQTEDVTLPCSKAITPSKSSGGRLIVIGVTIAVLLAIIAIVAFLLARRQKSSRQQSYVLTETTASAP; encoded by the exons atggGAGGAAGAGAGGCGCAGTGCTACTGCTGGCTGCTGGTCACACTCTTCTTGAAAG GTATTCTTGCAGGTGATTGGTCAGTTAATCTCCCCTCCGGTCCtatctgtgctgtgattggttcctctgtggttctTCCTTGTTCCTATGACTACCCCCAACATTCTAATgaaaacaagaaagagagaCGGCTCTCTACTCAG ggtggaggaggaggagaagaaggacaaCAGTACAAAGTTTGGTCTGAGATGTGGTGTCTCGAAGACAGTCGCTGCATAGCCTCAAG ATACGTCTACCACAGTGATGGTATCTCCCCAGACCCATCCTTCACGAACAGGGTGGAGTACCTGGGACAACCAGGGACAAAAAACTGCTCTCTAAGGATCTCTGATGTGAGACCGTCAGACAGTGGAGCATACGTGTTTTACCTCATCACCAGCCACCCTACGCAGAAGATGCCAGAGCAGAGCGGTATACAGCTACTGGTGGCAG ACTCCTTCAGTGCTGTCGCAGTGTCTGCAAGTCCCtccagtgacatcacagagggCGAGACCTTACGTCTGGCCTGCTGCAGCCTTGCGGCCAGTCCACAGGCCTCCTTCAGATGGTACAAGAGCACAAGCACCAGCCCGAAACATGTCGGACAGCTGTGGAGCATCAGTGAGGTCACATCTGATGACTCTGGCAGCTACTCCTGTCAGATACTTACTGGAGATAAAGTGCAGAACTCAACAAAGCTTGACATTGACGTAGAGT ATGCTCCTCGAAACACAGTGGTCTCAGTCTCTCAGAAACGGGTCGGGCTTCCTGCAACTCTGACCTGCAGCAGTGACGCTAACCCGCCTGTCCGCACATACTCCTGGTACCAGGGTGCAGCATGTCACCCTACAGCAGACAAAAGCTCTCATCAAGCAAGGCAAACCTCAGCTAAACCCACAGGACGAGGCCCGACACTCAGCAGTGCCAACATCACCTCTGAGCAGTATGGGCAGCACTGCTGTGAAGCACGCAACAGACACGGATCACAGACTGAGGACGTCACACTCCCCTGTTCCAAAG CGATTACCCCGTCTAAATCTTCAGGAGGCAGACTGATAGTTATCGGAGTGACCATCGCTGTTCTGCTAGCTATTATAGCCATAGTGGCCTTCCTCTTGGCAAG GAGACAGAAGTCATCCAGACAACAGTCGTATGTCCTCACTGAGACAACTGCTTCAGCACCTTAA
- the LOC129109114 gene encoding B-cell receptor CD22-like isoform X3 gives MMMQVMLTMERLIAIILVIIPGHFRYVGDSWADCSLKVNDVQHTDEGEYFFSFVTTLNRWKSETPARLSVRELTSVVQPSTVTEGDVVNLTCVSSCHTPINIVWFRDGKRVPNPVFQAEREDAGRYYCAVLGQEMSRSASAALNVQYAPSKVALSMSPSAVKGSLVTLTCSSDANPPVTQSGYSLYKDGHFISSGQNHTISDLQPSHSGLYYCQAWNNISRGGIDLINSTEVHLEVQYRPENISISMDPPHVVEGSSVNLTCSSAANPPADNYTWYRSTGSSFSSLLQVGSGQVLSLPSVEASNTGLYLCQARNQLGENNSTEVMLAMMEKDQGCQSRQILAGIVVSVFVTLVLALLLFWLKQRNRAKEKAPTLYEDEVTYSTVTIKPRNLSPPHHIDNSWSKDGQNDDSVIYASLAKTS, from the exons ATGATGATGCAGGTGATGTTAACAATGGAGCGATTGATTGCGATTATTCTGGTGATAATACCAG GACACTTTAGATATGTGGGCGACTCCTGGGCTGACTGTAGTCTGAAGGTCAATGATGTTCAACACACCGATGAAGGAGAAtactttttcagttttgtgaCAACACTCAACAGATGGAAAAGTGAAACACCCGCTCGTTTGTCCGTGAGAG AGTTGACCTCTGTTGTGCAGCCGAGCACTGTGACAGAGGGAGACGTTGTCAACCTGACTTGTGTGTCAAGTTGCCATACACCTATAAACATTGTCTGGTTCAGAGATGGAAAACGCGTACCAAATCCAGTCTTCCAGGCCGAGAGAGAGGATGCTGGGAGGTACTACTGTGCCGTCCTGGGACAAGAGATGAGCAGATCTGCCTCGGCGGCTCTGAATGTTCAAT ATGCTCCCAGTAAAGTCGCGTTGTCAATGAGTCCATCAGCTGTCAAAGGAAGTTTGGTGACTCTCACCTGCAGCAGTGATGCCAACCCACCTGTGACACAGAGTGGATACAGCCTGTATAAAGACGGACACTTTATCAGTTCAGGACAGAATCACACCATCTCTGACCTCCAGCCCAGCCACAGTGGACTGTACTACTGTCAGGCCTGGAATAATATCAGCCGGGGGGGCATCGACCTGATTAACTCTACTGAGGTTCACCTTGAAGTCCAGT ACCGTCcagaaaacatttctatttcaaTGGACCCGCCACATGTTGTTGAGGGCAGCAGTGTGAATCTGACCTGCAGCAGTGCTGCTAACCCCCCAGCAGACAACTACACCTGGTACAGGAGTACTGGTTCTAGTTTCAGCTCTCTGCTCCAGGTGGGATCAGGACAGGTGctgtctctcccctctgtgGAGGCGTCCAACACTGGACTCTACCTCTGCCAGGCCAGGAACCAACTGGGAGAAAACAACTCAACCGAGGTGATGCTTGCCATGATGGAAAAGGACCAGG GTTGCCAGTCCCGACAAATCTTAGCTGGAATAGTAGTCTCTGTTTTTGTGACACTTGTGTTAGCTCTTCTCTTGTTCTG GCTAAAACAGAGGAACCGGGCAAAGGAAAAA GCCCCAACATTGTATGAAGATGAGGTTACCTACTCAACAGTGACCATTAAACCCAGAAACCTCAGTCCACCACATCACATAGACAACTCCTG GTCCAAAGATGGACAGAATGACGACTCTGTGATATACGCTTCGCTGGCTAAAACCAGCTGA